A genome region from Etheostoma cragini isolate CJK2018 chromosome 4, CSU_Ecrag_1.0, whole genome shotgun sequence includes the following:
- the LOC117943576 gene encoding nuclear receptor subfamily 1 group D member 1-like, whose product MEHSPGGGVILYAGSSGSASPSPGSPSSGYQSQSPSSHSQPSSPEGVFFQEIGPLKQREERRGGTPSPKLVFQFPEVNSAPVAQITTVSSATYSHPTVAKRPCGFTGTFTKTGGMVLLCKVCGDIASGFHYGVHACEGCKGFFRRSIQQNIHYKMCVKNENCVIMRMNRNRCQHCRFKKCLSVGMSRDAVRFGRIPKREKQRLLDEMQSYMNSLNESASMEMEVSCPPEAPCSPQNQTNEGASSMSQSYRGNLMNRDQKPLKMAAGNGNIRASSFQNNSVQQPSLSHSATQTHHTVQGEQASYHIPTSCPVSSTHNENSTVVDDAKYTFSSNQNQCPVSGRLSAKSYSANQNSYPASDSQNQSPCPWKPNGGAKVLACPLNSCPVAPASRSSQEVWESFSQCFTPAVKEVVEFAKSIPGFQSLSQHDQVMLLKSGTFQVLMVRFCSLFDPKERTVTFLNGQSYSLASLRALGMGSLLDAMFDFSEKLGYLGLEPDEMALFMAVVLVSADCSGIVEVGAVEQLQENLIKALRSLITSRRPDDSTLFPKLLLRLPDLRTLNNHHSDKLLAFRIDP is encoded by the exons GTGGTGTTATCTTGTACGCTGGCTCGTCCGGCAGTGCCAGCCCGAGTCCTGGCAGCCCCTCAAGTGGATACCAGTCCCAGTCACCGTCCTCCCACTCGCAGCCTTCATCCCCAGAGGGTGTCTTCTTTCAGGAGATTGGGCCCCTGAAGCAAAGAGAGGAACGGAGGGGTGGGACACCTTCCCCAAAATTGGTCTTCCAGTTTCCTGAGGTGAACAGTGCTCCTGTTGCCCAAATAACAACAGTATCATCGGCAACTTACAGCCATCCCACAGTGGCCAAAAGACCTTGTGGTTTCACTGGAACGTTCACTA AAACCGGGGGTATGGTACTTCTGTGTAAGGTGTGCGGAGACATTGCATCTGGGTTCCATTATGGTGTTCATGCCTGTGAAGGCTGCAAG GGTTTCTTCAGACGTAGCATTCAGCAGAATATCCACTACAAGATGTGTGTAAAGAATGAAAACTGTGTCATCATGCGCATGAACCGAAACCGGTGCCAGCACTGCCGCTTTAAGAAGTGTCTCTCCGTGGGCATGTCCAGAGATG CTGTGCGTTTTGGGCGTATTCCCAAACGGGAGAAGCAGAGACTACTGGATGAGATGCAGAGCTACATGAACAGTCTCAATGAATCTGCTTCAATGGAAATGGAGGTGTCCTGTCCTCCCGAAGCCCCATGCAGTCCACAGAACCAGACGAATGAAGGTGCAAGCTCCATGTCGCAGTCTTACCGCGGCAACTTAATGAACAGAGATCAGAAACCACTCAAGATGGCTGCCGGCAATGGCAACATCAGAGCTTCCTCTTTCCAGAACAACTCAGTGCAGCAACCTTCCCTGTCGCACTCGGCAACCCAGACCCACCACACGGTTCAAGGAGAGCAGGCGAGCTACCACATCCCCACAAGCTGCCCTGTTTCCTCCACACACAACGAAAACTCCACCGTCGTCGATGATGCCAAGTACACCTTCTCTTCCAATCAGAATCAGTGCCCCGTCAGTGGCCGACTATCCGCTAAATCCtactcagccaatcagaacagtTACCCAGCCAGTGATTCCCAGAACCAAAGTCCCTGCCCCTGGAAGCCAAACGGAGGAGCCAAAGTGCTG GCATGTCCACTCAATTCCTGTCCAGTGGCTCCGGCCAGTCGCTCCAGTCAGGAGGTGTGGGAGTCTTTCTCCCAGTGCTTCACCCCCGCTGTTAAAGAAGTAGTGGAGTTTGCAAAGAGCATCCCGGGCTTCCAGTCTCTCAGCCAGCATGATCAGGTCATGCTGCTCAAGTCCGGCACTTTCCAG GTTCTGATGGTCAGATTCTGCTCACTATTTGACCCCAAGGAAAGGACAGTGACCTTCCTCAATGGGCAGTCATACTCCCTGGCATCGCTTAGGGCTCTTGGCATGGGTTCCTTACTGGACGCTATGTTTGATTTCAGCGAGAAGCTGGGATATTTGGGTCTGGAGCCAGACGAGATGGCTCTATTCATGGCTGTCGTGCTAGTTTCTGCTG ATTGCTCTGGCATAGTGGAGGTTGGAGCAGTGGAGCAACTGCAAGAGAATCTAATAAAAGCTCTGCGCTCTCTCATCACCAGTCGCCGCCCAGATGATAGCACACTATTCCCAAAGTTGCTTCTACGTCTGCCGGACCTGCGCACGCTGAACAACCACCATTCTGACAAGCTTTTAGCTTTCAGAATAGATCCTTGA